Proteins encoded together in one Anas acuta chromosome 10, bAnaAcu1.1, whole genome shotgun sequence window:
- the LOC137861809 gene encoding carbohydrate sulfotransferase 5-like, with translation MARIRISSTIVILFVMVQTGFLVFMYARYSSFMLQSEEKPSQVHILILSSWRSGSSFVGQLFSQHPSVFYLMEPAWHVWVTMYQNSAKVLHMAVRDLVRSVFLCDMSVFDAYMPWKRNLSDLFQWAVSRALCSAPACDSFQRTDITSEMACKTLCGRYPFTKVEEACKTYSHVVIKEVRFFDLKVLYPLLTDPSLNLKIIHLVRDPRAVVKSREQSVKALARDNGIVLSTNGTKVEDSKYKVMQEICRSHVQIYETATLKPPSFLKDRYLMIRFEDLVRDPLSEISEMYKFADLSLTPTLKSWVYNITHGQGPGKKKEAFKITSRDAVNVSQAWRNVLSFQKIKKIQEVCKGAINMLGYQLVDSEKEQRDLSLDLVLPRRQNQFSWSSFNPKN, from the coding sequence ATGGCAAGGATTCGGATCTCTAGCACAATTGTTATACTTTTTGTTATGGTTCAGACTGGATTCTTAGTCTTCATGTATGCCCGGTACAGTAGCTTCATGCTTCAGTCTGAGGAGAAACCGTCTCAAGTCCACATCCTCATTCTCTCCTCCTGGCGGTCAGGATCTTCTTTTGTTGGTCAGCTTTTCAGCCAGCACCCCAGTGTCTTCTACCTGATGGAGCCTGCCTGGCACGTATGGGTTACGATGTATCAGAACAGTGCCAAGGTCTTGCACATGGCAGTGCGGGACCTAGTCAGGTCGGTCTTTCTGTGTGACATGTCTGTGTTTGATGCTTACATGCCTTGGAAAAGAAACTTATCTGATCTTTTCCAGTGGGCAGTGAGTCGAGCTCTATGTTCAGCTCCTGCTTGTGACTCCTTTCAACGTACTGACATAACCAGTGAAATGGCATGCAAGACTCTTTGTGGACGGTACCCATTCACCAAGGTGGAGGAAGCCTGTAAAACTTACAGCCATGTTGTCATCAAGGAGGTTCGTTTTTTTGACTTGAAGGTCCTCTACCCACTTCTCACTGATCCATCCCTGAACCTCAAAATCATTCACCTGGTCCGTGACCCCAGGGCAGTTGTCAAGTCACGAGAACAATCAGTCAAAGCATTGGCCCGTGACAATGGAATTGTTCTGAGTACCAATGGCACTAAAGTGGAAGATAGCAAATACAAAGTAATGCAAGAGATTTGTAGAAGTCATGTTCAGATTTATGAAACAGCTACTCTAAAACCACCTAGTTTCCTTAAAGATCGCTATCTGATGATCCGTTTTGAAGATCTGGTGAGAGATCCGTTATCAGAAATCTCAGAAATGTATAAATTTGCAGATCTTAGTTTGACGCCCACACTCAAAAGTTGGGTCTATAACATCACACATGGACAGgggccaggaaaaaaaaaggaagccttCAAAATCACATCTCGAGATGCAGTCAATGTTTCCCAGGCCTGGAGAAATGTTCTTTCAttccagaaaattaagaaaatacaggaaGTTTGCAAAGGTGCTATAAACATGCTTGGCTATCAGCTAGTGgattcagaaaaagaacaaagagatCTGTCACTGGATTTAGTCTTGCCAAGAAGACAAAACCAATTCAGCTGGTCATCATTTAATCCAAAGAACTAA
- the TMEM231 gene encoding transmembrane protein 231 isoform X3 → MAGVELFSHPTFYTRYRAGLCSAAALALLLIAVFTYVPPLLVAYRSHGFWLKQGAYREQPTVRFRYEVLFVATTGPGPGSFLAWSTFPAFNRLQEDRLRVPLLSRMSTLVMQSMAFLQFFSPVPGSQLYMNGDLKLNQRQLLNHCGLDTRYNVSVVNGTSPFAADYDLTNIIAAYRDRNVTTVFSDPNPVWMTGRAADTPFIINATIHYPEEVILISQDFGKSLNLPGSNMSAFSLSFSGSSVGLKCLCSRIRCSLQLQYHQFCRCLQCCPANSISPEEMPEKTLKKASSKIST, encoded by the exons ATGGCGGGCGTGGAGCTGTTCTCGCACCCCACGTTCTACACTCGCTACCGGGCCGGGCTCTGCTCCGCCGCTGCGCTAGCGCTGCTGCTCATCGCCGTGTTCACCTACGTGCCGCCGCTGCTAGTGGCCTACCGCAGCCACG GTTTCTGGCTGAAGCAGGGCGCGTACCGTGAGCAGCCCACTGTGCGGTTCCGGTACGAGGTGCTTTTCGTGGCCACCACTGGGCCCGGCCCGGGCAGCTTCTTGGCGTGGAGCACGTTCCCAGCGTTCAACCGGCTCCAGGAGGACAGATTGCGAGTCCCGTTGCTGTCG AGAATGTCAACACTTGTGATGCAGAGCATGGCTTTCCTTcagtttttttctcctgtaccAGGATCTCAGCTCTATATGAATGGAGACCTGAAACTGAACCAGAGGCAATTGCTTAACCACTGTGGACTGGATACCAGATACAAT GTGTCTGTGGTCAATGGCACAAGTCCTTTTGCAGCTGACTATGATCTAACAAACATCATTGCAGCATATCGAGATAGAAATG TGACGACAGTTTTTTCAGACCCCAACCCTGTTTGGATGACTGGAAGAGCAGCAGATACACCATTCATCATTAATGCTACTATTCATTACCCAGAGGAAGTTATCCT TATCAGCCAGGATTTTGGGAAATCATTAAATTTGCCTGGATCCAATATGTCAGCATTCTCCTTATCTTTCTCTGGGTCTTCGGTAggattaaaatgtttgtgttcCAGAATCAGGTGTTCACTACAACTCCAATATCATCAGTTCTGCCGTTGTCTCCAGTGTTGTCCTGCAAACAGCATCAGTCCTGAGGAAATGCCTGAGAAAACTTTAAAGAAAGCCAGTTCAAAAATTAGTACCTGA
- the TMEM231 gene encoding transmembrane protein 231 isoform X1, producing MAGVELFSHPTFYTRYRAGLCSAAALALLLIAVFTYVPPLLVAYRSHGFWLKQGAYREQPTVRFRYEVLFVATTGPGPGSFLAWSTFPAFNRLQEDRLRVPLLSTREEDKNQDGKMDQLHFKLELPLQSTEHVVGVQLILIFSYQLYRMSTLVMQSMAFLQFFSPVPGSQLYMNGDLKLNQRQLLNHCGLDTRYNVSVVNGTSPFAADYDLTNIIAAYRDRNVTTVFSDPNPVWMTGRAADTPFIINATIHYPEEVILISQDFGKSLNLPGSNMSAFSLSFSGSSVGLKCLCSRIRCSLQLQYHQFCRCLQCCPANSISPEEMPEKTLKKASSKIST from the exons ATGGCGGGCGTGGAGCTGTTCTCGCACCCCACGTTCTACACTCGCTACCGGGCCGGGCTCTGCTCCGCCGCTGCGCTAGCGCTGCTGCTCATCGCCGTGTTCACCTACGTGCCGCCGCTGCTAGTGGCCTACCGCAGCCACG GTTTCTGGCTGAAGCAGGGCGCGTACCGTGAGCAGCCCACTGTGCGGTTCCGGTACGAGGTGCTTTTCGTGGCCACCACTGGGCCCGGCCCGGGCAGCTTCTTGGCGTGGAGCACGTTCCCAGCGTTCAACCGGCTCCAGGAGGACAGATTGCGAGTCCCGTTGCTGTCG ACTAGGgaggaagacaaaaatcaaGATGGCAAAATGGATCAGTTGCATTTTAAACTGGAGCTTCCGCTACAATCTACCGAGCATGTAGTTGGTGTTCAGCTGATTCTAATCTTTTCCTACCAACTCTAT AGAATGTCAACACTTGTGATGCAGAGCATGGCTTTCCTTcagtttttttctcctgtaccAGGATCTCAGCTCTATATGAATGGAGACCTGAAACTGAACCAGAGGCAATTGCTTAACCACTGTGGACTGGATACCAGATACAAT GTGTCTGTGGTCAATGGCACAAGTCCTTTTGCAGCTGACTATGATCTAACAAACATCATTGCAGCATATCGAGATAGAAATG TGACGACAGTTTTTTCAGACCCCAACCCTGTTTGGATGACTGGAAGAGCAGCAGATACACCATTCATCATTAATGCTACTATTCATTACCCAGAGGAAGTTATCCT TATCAGCCAGGATTTTGGGAAATCATTAAATTTGCCTGGATCCAATATGTCAGCATTCTCCTTATCTTTCTCTGGGTCTTCGGTAggattaaaatgtttgtgttcCAGAATCAGGTGTTCACTACAACTCCAATATCATCAGTTCTGCCGTTGTCTCCAGTGTTGTCCTGCAAACAGCATCAGTCCTGAGGAAATGCCTGAGAAAACTTTAAAGAAAGCCAGTTCAAAAATTAGTACCTGA
- the TMEM231 gene encoding transmembrane protein 231 isoform X2: MAGVELFSHPTFYTRYRAGLCSAAALALLLIAVFTYVPPLLVAYRSHGFWLKQGAYREQPTVRFRYEVLFVATTGPGPGSFLAWSTFPAFNRLQEDRLRVPLLSTREEDKNQDGKMDQLHFKLELPLQSTEHVVGVQLILIFSYQLYRMSTLVMQSMAFLQFFSPVPGSQLYMNGDLKLNQRQLLNHCGLDTRYNVSVVNGTSPFAADYDLTNIIAAYRDRNVTTVFSDPNPVWMTGRAADTPFIINATIHYPEEVILYQPGFWEIIKFAWIQYVSILLIFLWVFGRIKMFVFQNQVFTTTPISSVLPLSPVLSCKQHQS, from the exons ATGGCGGGCGTGGAGCTGTTCTCGCACCCCACGTTCTACACTCGCTACCGGGCCGGGCTCTGCTCCGCCGCTGCGCTAGCGCTGCTGCTCATCGCCGTGTTCACCTACGTGCCGCCGCTGCTAGTGGCCTACCGCAGCCACG GTTTCTGGCTGAAGCAGGGCGCGTACCGTGAGCAGCCCACTGTGCGGTTCCGGTACGAGGTGCTTTTCGTGGCCACCACTGGGCCCGGCCCGGGCAGCTTCTTGGCGTGGAGCACGTTCCCAGCGTTCAACCGGCTCCAGGAGGACAGATTGCGAGTCCCGTTGCTGTCG ACTAGGgaggaagacaaaaatcaaGATGGCAAAATGGATCAGTTGCATTTTAAACTGGAGCTTCCGCTACAATCTACCGAGCATGTAGTTGGTGTTCAGCTGATTCTAATCTTTTCCTACCAACTCTAT AGAATGTCAACACTTGTGATGCAGAGCATGGCTTTCCTTcagtttttttctcctgtaccAGGATCTCAGCTCTATATGAATGGAGACCTGAAACTGAACCAGAGGCAATTGCTTAACCACTGTGGACTGGATACCAGATACAAT GTGTCTGTGGTCAATGGCACAAGTCCTTTTGCAGCTGACTATGATCTAACAAACATCATTGCAGCATATCGAGATAGAAATG TGACGACAGTTTTTTCAGACCCCAACCCTGTTTGGATGACTGGAAGAGCAGCAGATACACCATTCATCATTAATGCTACTATTCATTACCCAGAGGAAGTTATCCTATATC AGCCAGGATTTTGGGAAATCATTAAATTTGCCTGGATCCAATATGTCAGCATTCTCCTTATCTTTCTCTGGGTCTTCGGTAggattaaaatgtttgtgttcCAGAATCAGGTGTTCACTACAACTCCAATATCATCAGTTCTGCCGTTGTCTCCAGTGTTGTCCTGCAAACAGCATCAGTCCTGA
- the GABARAPL2 gene encoding gamma-aminobutyric acid receptor-associated protein-like 2: MKWMFKEDHALEHRCVESAKIRAKYPDRVPVIVEKVSGSQIVDIDKRKYLVPSDITVAQFMWIIRKRIQLPSEKAIFLFVDKTVPQSSLTMGQLYEKEKDEDGFLYVAYSGENTFGF, encoded by the exons ATGAAGTGGATGTTCAAGGAGGACCACGCGCTGG AGCACAGATGCGTCGAGTCAGCAAAAATCCGAGCCAAATACCCTGACCGTGTCCCG GTCATAGTGGAGAAGGTCTCAGGATCTCAGATTGTTGATATTGACAAGAGGAAGTACTTAGTTCCATCTGACATCACTGTGGCCCAGTTCATGTGGATCATCAGGAAGAGGATTCAGCTGCCCTCTGAGAAGGCAATATTCCTCTTTGTAGATAAGACTGTCCCACAGTCTAG CTTAACTATGGGACAACTTTATGAGAAGGAGAAGGATGAAGATGGATTCTTGTATGTTGCCTACAGTGGAGAGAACACATTTGGTTTCTGA